Proteins from a genomic interval of Arachis hypogaea cultivar Tifrunner chromosome 10, arahy.Tifrunner.gnm2.J5K5, whole genome shotgun sequence:
- the LOC112715672 gene encoding uncharacterized protein produces MFNGDPSPPLSTEMIQKYLEENKELIMATMDGQNQGKFAEASQCLAKLQHNLTYLAKLADAAPQPQPLPQSQSQLQPQPQMHPQEQGQGQGMQHPHVATSQQQDLSTLNLRFDMNDNHLQQQQHHMAMSQQQQQHDLSTSKLAFQMSEQQQHKIPAFFQQQQQQQLMFGGSSNSGYYQAQTRLNNLSDMPETNHIASSDLSPVWSLAKSPSGSTAGNTRS; encoded by the exons ATGTTCAACGGTGATCCTTCACCTCCACTCTCAACAGAGATGATCCAAAAG TACTTGGAGGAGAATAAGGAGCTGATAATGGCAACAATGGATGGTCAAAATCAGGGGAAGTTTGCTGAAGCTTCCCA ATGTCTAGCGAAGCTTCAGCACAACTTGACATATCTAGCCAAACTTGCAGATGCTGCACCTCAGCCTCAGCCTCTGCCACAATCGCAGTCACAATTACAGCCGCAACCCCAGATGCACCCTCAG GAGCAAGGGCAAGGGCAAGGCATGCAGCATCCTCATGTAGCAACGTCTCAGCAGCAAGATCTTTCTACCTTAAACTTGCGTTTTGATATGAATGACAATCATCTTCAGCAGCAGCAACATCATATGGCAATGTCTCAACAACAACAGCAGCACGACCTTTCAACATCAAAATTGGCTTTTCAGATGAGCGAGCAGCAGCAGCACAAGATCCCAGCATTCTTCCagcaacagcaacagcaacaactCATGTTTGGAGGAAGCAGCAACAGTGGGTATTATCAGGCCCAAACCAGACTGAATAACCTCTCAGATATGCCGGAAACCAACCATATTGCCTCATCAGATCTTAGTCCTGTTTGGTCACTAGCCAAGTCACCATCTGGATCCACTGCTGGAAATACTAGATCATAA